One region of Aureibacillus halotolerans genomic DNA includes:
- a CDS encoding DUF6612 family protein, with product MRKKLWTYITFTLLIMLTLSACSTNMDNTQEQEQKDEPTATSIINQSIDEFNALKSLHIDVSSNQTVTFAVDSQTQNQTIDSSLAIDLVQQPDTAFHIEQNTEYPEVAEGVASETYFSDQGMFTYDPIQQAWIQIPEENYEHTLSLYKIQYNLSDELSWFTDQLTESAFLLTEKEDTFIVSFDMPEDKKKAFIERFLKHSMPADSVGNLGINYEELEVTSFTYKLTLATDTLQPQTRQMAFDISSGEDLALQHELLATYSSFGDIDSIVIPDDVIKTAQPVNSFPAS from the coding sequence ATGAGAAAAAAGTTATGGACTTACATCACATTCACCCTTCTCATAATGCTAACACTCTCTGCTTGCTCTACGAACATGGACAACACGCAAGAGCAAGAGCAAAAGGATGAACCAACTGCCACATCAATCATCAATCAAAGCATCGACGAATTTAACGCATTGAAAAGTCTCCATATTGATGTTTCTTCAAACCAAACAGTTACGTTTGCAGTAGATTCACAAACGCAAAATCAAACCATTGATTCTTCCCTTGCCATTGATCTGGTTCAACAGCCTGACACTGCCTTTCACATAGAGCAAAACACAGAATATCCTGAAGTTGCAGAAGGCGTTGCTTCAGAGACTTATTTTAGTGACCAGGGGATGTTCACGTACGATCCAATCCAGCAAGCCTGGATACAAATTCCCGAAGAAAATTATGAGCATACGCTGTCCCTGTACAAGATACAATATAATCTCTCTGATGAACTGTCGTGGTTTACTGATCAGTTGACAGAAAGTGCGTTCTTACTTACTGAAAAAGAAGATACATTCATTGTTTCATTTGATATGCCTGAAGACAAAAAGAAAGCCTTTATCGAACGGTTTCTTAAGCATTCTATGCCTGCTGACAGTGTAGGGAATCTCGGGATCAATTATGAAGAGCTTGAAGTCACTTCATTTACGTATAAATTGACCCTAGCGACAGACACGCTTCAACCACAAACGCGTCAGATGGCATTTGATATTTCGTCAGGCGAAGACCTTGCCTTACAACATGAACTTTTAGCCACGTATAGCTCGTTTGGCGACATTGATTCTATCGTGATTCCAGACGACGTCATTAAAACCGCCCAGCCAGTGAACTCATTTCCCGCATCTTAA
- the ytkD gene encoding RNA deprotection pyrophosphohydrolase: MYTFQDYYHNHVKLSFKDNPFTDKPGHVLILCRYKGQWLFTKHPRRGIEFPGGKVEAGELPREAAVREVFEETGGTLSSLSYIGQYKVEGRHETIEKSIYYGTIAGLEKQKHYHETEGPVLFKQLPKKLKEDSRFSFHMRDEVVEMSIQHIKALFTI, from the coding sequence ATGTATACATTTCAAGACTATTACCATAATCATGTGAAATTGTCCTTTAAGGACAATCCTTTTACAGACAAACCAGGGCATGTGCTCATCCTATGCCGCTACAAAGGACAGTGGCTTTTTACAAAACATCCGCGCAGAGGAATCGAATTTCCTGGAGGCAAGGTTGAAGCAGGGGAACTACCAAGGGAAGCTGCGGTTCGTGAAGTATTTGAGGAGACTGGCGGTACTCTCTCCTCGCTGTCTTATATCGGTCAATACAAGGTTGAGGGGCGCCATGAAACGATTGAGAAAAGTATTTATTACGGAACAATTGCTGGATTGGAAAAGCAAAAGCACTATCATGAAACCGAAGGGCCTGTGCTTTTCAAGCAGCTTCCAAAAAAACTAAAAGAGGATAGCCGCTTCAGCTTTCACATGCGTGACGAGGTTGTTGAAATGAGCATTCAGCATATTAAGGCGCTCTTTACAATTTGA
- a CDS encoding isochorismate synthase, whose protein sequence is MIDKSQRSLTELLADGIVLTHEKNTPILISWTEEIEPIDMFHFYQLEDGIERAFWRDDDHMSIGYSGVCESFEADSHDLEAIERAWHKRLDLSVQSNAKEKGTGPLLFGGMSYHKNAKRDAFWTDFPTVRFVLPSLMVSSKSGRAWVTMNRIIAKEEDVKQVLQFYSKVRKKLRSITPLGANLAEITWNPETDQHIDAWKNAISSLTSEMKEGLLQKVVLARRKILRANQTVDPTMVLKQLDSNHPQGYIFALNYGESTFLGATPEQLVRKMGNSLESSSVAGTIQRGHTTKEDDRLGEELLQDAKNRSEHDFVVESIAQMFNEFCLDVSVQKTPSLLKAGKVQHLHTPVKGITKEGVSLFDMISRLHPTPAMGGKPRSVAVEKIAHHETFDRGWYAAPIGWIDQEGDGEFAVAIRSGVLQGKTASLYAGCGIVEASDPASEVEETELKFAPMLHALKGETHA, encoded by the coding sequence TTGATTGACAAAAGCCAACGGAGCTTAACAGAGCTGCTGGCTGATGGAATAGTTCTTACGCATGAAAAGAATACCCCCATACTGATAAGCTGGACGGAAGAAATAGAACCAATCGACATGTTTCATTTTTATCAATTAGAAGATGGAATCGAACGTGCATTTTGGCGTGATGATGACCATATGTCTATTGGATATAGTGGGGTCTGTGAGTCATTTGAGGCAGATTCCCATGACCTTGAAGCAATTGAGAGGGCATGGCATAAGCGCCTTGATTTGAGTGTTCAATCGAATGCAAAGGAAAAAGGGACAGGTCCCTTGCTTTTTGGTGGAATGTCTTATCATAAAAATGCAAAACGTGATGCATTCTGGACGGATTTTCCTACCGTCCGCTTTGTGTTGCCTTCTCTTATGGTGTCTTCGAAGAGCGGCAGAGCTTGGGTGACAATGAATAGAATCATTGCAAAAGAGGAAGACGTAAAGCAAGTGCTGCAATTTTATTCAAAGGTGCGGAAAAAACTTCGATCTATCACGCCTTTAGGTGCTAACCTAGCAGAGATCACATGGAATCCTGAAACCGATCAGCATATTGACGCATGGAAGAATGCCATTTCGTCGCTGACGTCGGAAATGAAAGAAGGCTTATTACAAAAGGTTGTCCTTGCGCGACGTAAAATATTGCGTGCCAACCAAACTGTTGATCCGACAATGGTGTTGAAACAATTGGATAGCAATCACCCACAAGGATACATTTTTGCGTTGAATTATGGGGAGAGCACATTTCTCGGTGCAACACCAGAACAACTCGTCCGAAAAATGGGGAATTCCTTGGAGTCTTCAAGTGTGGCTGGTACGATCCAACGAGGGCACACAACAAAAGAAGACGACCGTCTTGGAGAGGAATTGCTCCAAGACGCAAAAAACCGTTCGGAGCATGACTTTGTTGTAGAATCTATTGCTCAGATGTTCAATGAGTTTTGTTTAGATGTGAGTGTGCAAAAAACACCATCATTGCTGAAGGCGGGGAAGGTGCAACATTTGCATACACCTGTGAAAGGTATCACAAAAGAAGGCGTGTCATTATTTGACATGATCTCACGGCTGCATCCAACCCCAGCAATGGGAGGGAAGCCGAGGTCAGTGGCAGTAGAGAAAATTGCTCACCATGAAACTTTTGATCGTGGCTGGTATGCTGCACCGATTGGCTGGATCGATCAAGAAGGTGACGGTGAGTTTGCCGTCGCTATCCGGTCAGGAGTGCTCCAAGGAAAAACCGCCTCACTGTATGCAGGATGTGGGATTGTCGAAGCATCAGATCCAGCATCTGAAGTGGAAGAAACGGAATTGAAATTTGCACCTATGCTTCATGCGTTAAAAGGGGAGACACATGCATGA
- the menH gene encoding 2-succinyl-6-hydroxy-2,4-cyclohexadiene-1-carboxylate synthase, giving the protein MYFQAKDISYHYHDQGSKGGQTLLLLHGFTASLEAWEPFVSLWSQHARVVSVDLPGHGKTMVPADPSRVQVQSIAEDLCALLDALDIQEAIILGYSMGGRVALAFGSMFPEKTTRLVLESASPGLRTESEREQRKTQDNQLAEKIKQSGMPAFVAYWRNIELFASQKNLPQSVREHLDQQRLQNSVNGLAVSLQGMGTGAQDSYWEALSFMKMPVILVVGELDHKFRAIAEEMHAILPNATLQVCQNAGHAIHLESPAWFATIVMDMIHQQRKDEDHCHGKSSSHMTK; this is encoded by the coding sequence GTGTATTTTCAAGCGAAAGATATTTCATACCATTATCATGATCAAGGCTCAAAAGGAGGGCAGACGCTCCTGCTTCTTCATGGATTTACTGCGAGTCTGGAAGCCTGGGAGCCTTTCGTTTCTTTATGGTCCCAGCATGCGCGAGTTGTATCTGTTGATCTTCCGGGACATGGGAAGACGATGGTGCCTGCTGACCCGTCAAGAGTTCAGGTTCAATCAATTGCAGAGGACCTTTGCGCCCTACTGGATGCTCTAGATATTCAAGAGGCGATCATTTTAGGGTACTCAATGGGAGGACGTGTGGCCTTAGCCTTTGGCTCCATGTTTCCTGAAAAAACAACGAGGCTAGTGTTGGAAAGTGCTTCGCCTGGCTTAAGAACAGAGTCGGAAAGAGAGCAGCGTAAGACACAAGACAATCAGCTTGCAGAGAAAATTAAACAGTCTGGCATGCCTGCCTTTGTCGCCTACTGGCGAAATATCGAACTGTTTGCCTCTCAAAAAAATCTGCCTCAATCCGTCCGAGAACATTTAGATCAACAAAGACTTCAAAATAGTGTTAATGGACTTGCTGTGAGCTTGCAAGGTATGGGCACTGGCGCTCAGGACAGCTATTGGGAAGCGCTCTCTTTCATGAAAATGCCAGTCATCCTCGTCGTAGGCGAACTTGATCATAAGTTTAGGGCCATCGCTGAAGAGATGCATGCTATACTGCCGAACGCCACGTTGCAAGTCTGTCAGAATGCTGGTCATGCAATTCATTTAGAATCTCCAGCATGGTTTGCTACAATAGTAATGGACATGATCCACCAACAAAGAAAGGATGAAGACCATTGTCATGGGAAGTCATCAAGTCATATGACGAAATAA
- the menD gene encoding 2-succinyl-5-enolpyruvyl-6-hydroxy-3-cyclohexene-1-carboxylic-acid synthase, with protein sequence MMELAASNALAGFIDELSKAGVKHVVICPGSRSTPLALLFTDHPGIQEWVLLDERSAGFFALGIAKKRQEAVVLLCTSGTAASNYLPAVTEAFYSNVPLVVLTADRPPELRDVGAPQAINQPNMFANFIRWQTDLPVPDEESALFFRVSASRAIHVAQHKEGPVHINVPLREPLIPHENYTFTSAHQSERQLQYIRTNTELHSDEADAMMRKLSSQRTLVIWGPDQGNRPNDAFFKTAEALNWPVLADPLSQLRHGGHEKNVIIDQFDNVLRTEQMVERLQPDVIIRLGVHPVSKALQKSIVHWKRQGAQYIVWDQHSFNDPTLSASHIVEASSKAFVHFVNNHHTRIQASEEEWIKRWKQLQLDARRRLCQYRLAEPLQEDEVFPAIYDVLDTMDDLFVGNSMPIRDCDSFLPAHHHAINIWANRGANGIDGVISTALGVSAAGGNVLLVIGDISTYHDLNGLLAGKKYALSMTILIVHNDGGGIFSFLPQKTRASHYQLLFETPHGLDFSHAAALYGASYQLVHNASELQATLREQPTGMRIVVVNTDQETGLVRRREKWRTLHMTYREGEGR encoded by the coding sequence ATGATGGAATTGGCTGCGTCAAATGCACTGGCAGGATTTATCGATGAACTAAGTAAGGCAGGGGTAAAGCATGTGGTCATTTGCCCAGGCTCACGCTCCACGCCTCTTGCGCTATTATTTACTGATCATCCGGGCATCCAAGAGTGGGTGCTTTTAGATGAGCGATCCGCAGGCTTTTTTGCGCTTGGGATTGCGAAAAAACGACAAGAAGCTGTTGTTTTGCTGTGTACGTCTGGAACAGCTGCATCGAATTATTTGCCAGCAGTGACTGAAGCGTTTTATAGCAATGTCCCGCTCGTCGTATTGACAGCTGATCGCCCGCCAGAGCTCCGTGACGTTGGGGCGCCGCAAGCGATTAATCAGCCAAATATGTTTGCGAATTTCATACGTTGGCAAACAGATTTGCCTGTCCCTGATGAGGAAAGCGCACTCTTTTTTCGTGTCTCAGCGTCACGGGCCATTCATGTCGCACAACATAAAGAAGGGCCTGTACACATCAATGTGCCATTAAGAGAGCCTTTAATTCCGCATGAGAATTATACATTTACATCAGCTCATCAATCGGAACGGCAGCTTCAATACATTCGAACCAATACAGAGCTTCATTCAGATGAGGCCGATGCTATGATGCGCAAATTGTCTTCACAAAGGACGCTCGTTATTTGGGGACCTGATCAAGGAAATAGACCTAATGACGCATTCTTTAAGACGGCAGAAGCATTGAACTGGCCCGTTTTAGCGGATCCATTGTCACAGCTTCGTCACGGTGGGCATGAGAAGAACGTGATTATTGATCAATTCGATAATGTCTTGAGAACAGAACAGATGGTGGAACGATTGCAGCCTGATGTAATCATCCGCTTAGGGGTTCATCCTGTATCAAAGGCACTCCAGAAAAGCATTGTCCATTGGAAACGCCAAGGGGCACAATACATTGTCTGGGACCAGCATTCATTTAATGACCCGACATTATCGGCATCCCATATTGTCGAAGCGTCGTCAAAGGCGTTTGTTCACTTTGTAAACAACCATCATACACGTATCCAAGCTTCTGAAGAAGAATGGATTAAGAGATGGAAACAGCTGCAGCTTGACGCAAGGCGTAGGCTGTGCCAGTATCGGCTTGCTGAGCCTTTGCAGGAAGATGAAGTCTTCCCGGCCATTTATGACGTTCTTGATACGATGGATGACTTATTCGTTGGAAACAGTATGCCAATTCGGGACTGTGACAGTTTTTTACCAGCACACCATCATGCCATAAACATCTGGGCCAATCGTGGTGCTAACGGGATTGATGGTGTCATTTCTACCGCATTAGGTGTGTCAGCTGCGGGTGGAAACGTATTACTGGTCATTGGAGATATTTCCACATACCACGATCTAAACGGCTTGCTTGCTGGGAAGAAATACGCTCTTTCGATGACGATACTAATTGTGCATAATGATGGAGGAGGAATTTTTTCGTTTTTGCCTCAAAAAACGAGGGCTTCCCACTATCAGCTTCTATTTGAAACGCCACATGGCCTCGACTTTTCCCATGCTGCTGCTCTTTATGGGGCTAGCTATCAACTCGTACATAACGCCTCTGAGCTGCAAGCGACCTTAAGAGAACAGCCTACTGGCATGCGAATCGTCGTCGTAAATACCGATCAGGAAACAGGTCTGGTTCGTCGAAGAGAGAAATGGCGTACGCTCCATATGACCTACCGAGAAGGGGAAGGGCGGTAG
- the menB gene encoding 1,4-dihydroxy-2-naphthoyl-CoA synthase, with amino-acid sequence MSWEVIKSYDEIKYERQHAIAKITINRPEVHNAFTPKTVTELIDAFARARDDASIGVIILTGAGEKAFCSGGDQKVRGHGGYVGEDEIPRLNVLDLQRLIRTIPKPVIAMVAGYAIGGGHVLHVICDLTIAAENAVFGQTGPKVGSFDAGYGAGYLARIVGHKKAKEIWFLCRQYSAQEAQEMGLVNTVVPLDQLEKETLQWANEMLEKSPTALRFLKASFNADTDGLAGLQQFAGDATLLYYTTDEAKEGRDAFKEKRRPDFDQYPRFP; translated from the coding sequence TTGTCATGGGAAGTCATCAAGTCATATGACGAAATAAAGTATGAAAGACAGCATGCGATTGCTAAGATAACGATTAATCGTCCTGAAGTTCACAATGCGTTTACACCAAAAACAGTAACAGAGCTTATCGATGCGTTCGCAAGAGCGAGAGATGATGCATCGATTGGTGTCATTATTTTAACAGGGGCTGGGGAAAAAGCGTTTTGTTCTGGTGGAGATCAGAAAGTGCGCGGCCACGGTGGATACGTTGGAGAAGACGAGATTCCGCGTCTCAACGTGCTTGATCTGCAACGCCTCATTCGCACCATCCCTAAACCCGTCATTGCGATGGTCGCAGGGTACGCCATTGGCGGAGGACATGTGCTTCACGTGATCTGTGATCTTACGATTGCTGCAGAGAACGCTGTGTTCGGACAAACGGGTCCAAAAGTCGGCAGCTTTGATGCTGGTTATGGTGCAGGGTACTTGGCTCGTATTGTCGGTCATAAGAAGGCGAAAGAGATTTGGTTCCTTTGTCGACAATACAGTGCGCAAGAAGCGCAAGAGATGGGACTAGTCAATACGGTTGTCCCGCTTGATCAGCTTGAGAAGGAAACGTTGCAATGGGCAAATGAAATGCTTGAAAAGTCTCCGACAGCGTTGCGATTCCTCAAAGCTTCTTTCAACGCAGACACAGATGGACTTGCAGGGTTGCAACAATTTGCTGGTGACGCCACATTGTTATATTATACGACCGATGAAGCTAAAGAAGGTCGTGACGCGTTTAAAGAAAAACGTCGTCCGGACTTTGATCAATACCCTAGATTCCCGTAA
- the ytzI gene encoding YtzI protein has product MPIWLWVVVCVLIVLVVLVLSVISISTGYKYKHTVDPLNEDVLKDENQAPHK; this is encoded by the coding sequence ATGCCAATTTGGCTATGGGTTGTCGTTTGTGTGCTTATTGTTCTAGTTGTCTTGGTTTTAAGTGTGATTAGTATATCAACAGGATACAAGTACAAGCATACGGTCGATCCTCTCAATGAAGATGTTCTTAAAGATGAAAACCAGGCACCTCATAAATAG
- a CDS encoding hydrolase: MEKQVYTVSVAKREINANESNSPFEFRVVATEEEIDILREMFHLLDSHTFDTFVRAHVPFLQYHEDRENDQYDRQMIHIYGYIEQIGDERTREHIHSMNLSGG; the protein is encoded by the coding sequence ATGGAAAAGCAGGTATATACCGTATCTGTGGCGAAGCGAGAAATCAATGCAAACGAATCCAACAGTCCTTTTGAGTTTCGAGTGGTCGCAACAGAAGAAGAAATTGACATACTGCGAGAGATGTTTCACCTGCTTGATTCACACACCTTCGATACGTTTGTTCGTGCACATGTGCCATTTCTCCAATACCATGAGGATCGTGAAAATGACCAGTATGACCGTCAGATGATTCATATTTATGGGTACATTGAGCAGATTGGTGATGAGCGGACTAGGGAACATATTCACTCCATGAACCTCTCAGGCGGATGA
- the metK gene encoding methionine adenosyltransferase, translated as MTKIRRLFTSESVTEGHPDKICDQISDAILDAIIAEDPNARVACETAVNTGLVLVTGEITTTTYADIPKIVREAIHDIGYNRAKYGFDAETCAVLTSIDEQSPDIAQGVNQALEAREGTMTDAEIDAIGAGDQGLMFGYACNETKEMMPMPIALAHRLARRLANVRKDETISYLRPDGKTQVTVEYDENGIPVRIDTIVISTQHHPEVTLEQIKEDIKKHVIAPVVPEGFIDNETKYFINPTGRFVIGGPQGDAGLTGRKIIVDTYGGYARHGGGAFSGKDPTKVDRSAAYAARYVAKNIVAAKLADKCEVQLAYAIGVAQPVSISIDTFGTGTISEEALVNLIREHFDLRPAGIIKMLNLRQPIYKQTAAYGHFGRNDLNVPWEQLDKVDVLKQK; from the coding sequence TTGACTAAAATTCGACGTTTGTTTACCTCTGAATCTGTTACTGAAGGTCATCCCGACAAAATTTGTGATCAGATCTCAGACGCTATTCTCGATGCCATTATTGCTGAAGATCCCAATGCTCGTGTCGCTTGCGAAACGGCTGTAAATACAGGGCTCGTTCTTGTCACTGGAGAAATTACGACAACGACTTATGCAGATATTCCTAAAATTGTACGTGAGGCGATTCATGACATCGGTTATAATCGTGCTAAGTACGGCTTTGATGCGGAAACATGTGCAGTGTTAACGTCTATTGATGAGCAATCTCCGGACATCGCTCAAGGTGTAAACCAAGCACTAGAGGCAAGAGAAGGCACAATGACGGATGCTGAAATAGATGCTATTGGTGCTGGTGATCAAGGGCTCATGTTTGGCTACGCATGCAATGAGACGAAAGAAATGATGCCAATGCCAATCGCTCTTGCACATCGTCTTGCTCGCCGCTTAGCCAATGTACGAAAGGATGAAACGATTTCCTATTTACGTCCTGATGGCAAAACGCAGGTCACTGTTGAATACGATGAAAACGGTATTCCAGTGCGTATTGATACGATTGTCATTTCGACACAACATCATCCGGAAGTTACACTTGAGCAGATTAAGGAAGACATTAAAAAGCATGTCATCGCTCCCGTAGTTCCTGAAGGTTTTATCGATAATGAAACAAAATATTTTATTAACCCTACCGGCCGTTTTGTCATTGGCGGACCTCAAGGGGATGCTGGTTTAACAGGTCGTAAAATTATCGTCGATACATACGGAGGTTATGCTCGTCATGGTGGAGGCGCATTTTCCGGAAAAGATCCGACGAAGGTAGACCGTTCAGCAGCGTATGCAGCTAGATATGTTGCCAAAAATATTGTTGCCGCAAAACTTGCTGACAAATGCGAAGTGCAACTGGCCTATGCCATTGGCGTTGCCCAACCCGTATCGATTTCAATAGATACATTTGGCACAGGCACCATTTCTGAAGAAGCCCTTGTCAACCTGATTCGCGAACATTTTGATCTTCGTCCAGCAGGAATTATTAAGATGCTAAACCTTCGTCAGCCGATTTATAAGCAAACCGCTGCGTATGGTCATTTTGGACGAAATGATTTGAATGTGCCTTGGGAGCAGCTCGATAAAGTAGATGTGTTGAAACAGAAATAA
- a CDS encoding 1,4-dihydroxy-2-naphthoate polyprenyltransferase, whose amino-acid sequence MQDNFDQKKVVSTKRQTGIWWHMLRPHTLTASFVPVALGTALSLNVSSLHWPLFFAMMLSCIMIQAATNMFNEYFDFKRGLDNDRSVGIGGGIVREGVIPKTVLKVAFSLFACSALIGVYICLETTWWIALVGIVCMAAGYFYTGGPYPIAYTPFGEIVSGFFMGFVIIMISFYVQTETISYLSILLSIPVSLLIGAILLSNNIRDLDGDKENGRKTLAILIGRKNAIILLTTLFILSYCWIITLVVVGMTPVWSLLVLFSTPKAFEASKGFKGKTMPIQMMPAMKATAQTNTMFGFLLSAGLLISHLVG is encoded by the coding sequence ATGCAAGACAACTTTGATCAAAAAAAGGTGGTTTCAACAAAGCGGCAAACTGGCATATGGTGGCACATGCTTCGCCCCCATACATTGACGGCATCCTTTGTACCTGTCGCTCTAGGAACTGCGCTTTCCTTAAATGTTTCATCTTTACACTGGCCTTTATTTTTCGCCATGATGCTTTCGTGTATCATGATTCAAGCTGCGACAAACATGTTTAATGAATACTTTGATTTCAAACGTGGTCTGGACAATGACCGCTCCGTTGGAATAGGTGGAGGCATTGTACGAGAAGGGGTTATACCTAAAACGGTGCTGAAGGTTGCCTTTAGTTTATTTGCATGCTCTGCACTTATAGGTGTTTACATCTGTCTCGAAACAACATGGTGGATTGCACTCGTGGGTATTGTTTGCATGGCTGCTGGCTACTTCTATACAGGCGGTCCATACCCAATTGCCTACACACCCTTCGGAGAAATCGTTTCAGGCTTTTTTATGGGCTTTGTCATTATTATGATCTCCTTTTATGTGCAAACAGAAACCATTAGCTATTTAAGTATTTTACTTTCCATCCCTGTGTCCCTCCTTATCGGAGCTATTTTATTGTCTAACAACATCCGTGACCTGGACGGAGATAAAGAAAATGGACGAAAAACACTTGCTATTTTAATTGGTCGAAAAAACGCCATCATTTTGCTGACTACGCTGTTTATATTATCCTACTGCTGGATCATTACGCTTGTTGTTGTTGGGATGACTCCCGTCTGGTCATTGCTTGTTTTATTCAGCACACCGAAGGCTTTTGAAGCATCAAAAGGGTTTAAAGGAAAAACGATGCCGATTCAAATGATGCCTGCAATGAAGGCGACGGCACAAACGAATACAATGTTTGGATTTCTTTTATCAGCCGGGCTCTTGATTAGCCATTTAGTTGGGTAA
- the menE gene encoding o-succinylbenzoate--CoA ligase: MEIPSFLPKRAALTPASLALVTETVSWTFKTLHDRAAKIASALHVLREGKGTRVACLVENVPETVPFIHACQYTETVAVLLNTRLSERELQWQINEANCCMIVYTEGLADVAIRISKAIKLEAKCIDQLANEEDASSFFSPRAIDLKTPATIMFTSGTTGSPKGVLLTWRNHYFSAINASFQAPLSSAHTWLTSLPLYHVSGFSSLIKSALFGNAIYLSKRFDSEAVWRLIQTKEISHISVVTKMLSDLLSHSEGEKVPSSLLHVLLGGGPVSASVLQKAEKLGWPISVSYGLTETASQAVSSAIADGPPQGSSGKAMSMNELYILNNDGKEASVLEPGEIFIKGPTVTEGYINSSVVIDNRFGFPTGDIGYLDEKQFLFVLDRRSDLLISGGENVYPAEIEHVLEDHPDVVSCGVTKKSDDKWGEVPVAYIVFLEGKTVRSSKLRDWCGLSLATYKIPKEFREIKDLPRNSTGKLQRHRLVGLPSKELED, translated from the coding sequence ATGGAAATACCATCCTTTTTGCCTAAACGAGCGGCGCTGACTCCAGCGTCGCTTGCTTTAGTCACTGAGACCGTTTCTTGGACGTTTAAAACGTTGCACGATAGAGCTGCTAAAATAGCAAGTGCTCTCCATGTTCTTCGAGAAGGAAAGGGGACGCGAGTGGCATGCCTAGTTGAAAATGTTCCTGAAACGGTTCCGTTTATTCACGCCTGCCAATATACCGAAACGGTAGCAGTTCTGTTAAATACAAGATTGTCAGAACGAGAATTACAGTGGCAAATCAATGAAGCAAATTGTTGTATGATTGTGTACACAGAAGGATTAGCCGATGTGGCCATACGTATCAGTAAGGCAATAAAACTCGAAGCTAAGTGCATTGATCAATTAGCAAATGAGGAAGATGCGTCGTCTTTTTTTTCACCGAGAGCCATTGACTTAAAGACCCCGGCAACAATTATGTTCACGTCGGGCACGACCGGCTCTCCAAAAGGCGTGCTTCTGACGTGGAGGAACCATTACTTTAGTGCCATCAATGCGTCCTTTCAAGCCCCATTATCATCGGCACATACATGGCTGACGAGCCTTCCGTTGTACCATGTGAGCGGCTTTTCCTCGCTTATCAAGAGTGCGCTGTTTGGCAATGCAATCTACCTCTCGAAACGTTTTGATTCTGAAGCGGTTTGGCGGCTTATCCAAACGAAGGAGATTTCGCATATATCGGTTGTCACCAAAATGCTGTCTGACCTATTGTCACACAGCGAGGGAGAAAAAGTGCCTTCTTCACTTCTGCATGTGCTTCTAGGAGGCGGTCCGGTTTCCGCTTCTGTATTGCAAAAAGCAGAGAAGCTTGGTTGGCCTATTAGTGTAAGCTATGGCCTCACCGAAACCGCATCACAGGCGGTTTCATCTGCGATTGCTGACGGACCGCCCCAAGGGTCTTCAGGCAAAGCCATGTCGATGAACGAGCTTTATATTTTAAATAACGATGGAAAAGAAGCAAGTGTTCTAGAACCCGGCGAAATTTTCATTAAAGGCCCAACGGTGACAGAAGGGTACATAAACAGCTCCGTTGTCATTGACAATCGCTTCGGGTTTCCTACTGGGGATATCGGCTATTTAGACGAAAAACAGTTTTTGTTTGTGCTCGACCGACGAAGTGATCTGTTAATCTCAGGAGGCGAAAATGTCTATCCAGCTGAAATCGAGCATGTGTTGGAGGATCATCCAGACGTGGTATCTTGCGGCGTCACTAAGAAAAGCGACGACAAATGGGGAGAAGTTCCTGTTGCCTATATTGTTTTTCTCGAAGGGAAGACTGTGCGATCTTCAAAGCTGAGGGATTGGTGTGGCCTTTCATTGGCAACGTACAAAATCCCAAAGGAGTTTCGGGAGATAAAAGACCTTCCACGAAACAGCACTGGAAAACTGCAACGTCATCGTTTGGTTGGTTTGCCTAGCAAAGAGCTTGAGGATTGA